Proteins encoded together in one Microplitis mediator isolate UGA2020A chromosome 7, iyMicMedi2.1, whole genome shotgun sequence window:
- the LOC130671463 gene encoding retinol dehydrogenase 10-B-like produces MVPMKEEVFTNSRIGSPSSIAWLYLLAEFFIGVLLSTMLTFLGVIKSILPKPPRDLTGDVVLVTGASSPLGRCLAREFIRVGCTIVCVDHDLELVRKTACELADNYSDSAIQSLSPDHRKQDDSEFKARVFAYQCDLWDRKSIRKLAQKVNDEIGPLDILVTCAGESNQNILDTVSNTLMSHYWTVLAFLPMMYRQPKAHIVGVTPTASTDDAYLGTRAAIAGLMESLGHEFGSRCGNLNFMTVAPKADPRLMRQSEEKVAYDVVQAVRRDQCCLSASWWSTVLYRVSCAIHKIITIVTRWIYTHGCDDL; encoded by the exons ATGGTACCGATGAAGGAGGAAGTTTTTACGAATTCGAGGATCGGCAGCCCGTCATCGATCGCTTGGCTTTACTTATTAGCTGAATTTTTTATCGGCGTGTTGCTGTCGACGATGTTGACTTTTTTAGGAGTTATTAAATCCATTTTACCAAAGCCGCCGAGGGACTTGACGGGGGACGTTGTCTTG GTAACAGGTGCGAGCTCACCATTGGGCAGATGTTTAGCCAGGGAATTTATCCGCGTCGGCTGTACAATTGTCTGCGTCGACCATGACCTCGAGCTGGTGAGAAAGACCGCGTGCGAGTTGGCGGATAATTATTCTGATTCGGCGATACAAAGTCTCAGTCCGGATCACAGGAAACAGGATGACTCGGAGTTTAAGGCCAGGGTCTTTGCATACCAGTGCGATCTCTGGGACCGCAAGTCCATTCGAAAACTCGCTCAGAAAGTTAACGACGAAATAGGACCACTTGACATACTTGTCACGTGCGCCGGCGAGTCTAATCAAAACATCCTCGACACTGTCAGCAACACACTCATGAGCCATTACTGG acCGTTCTTGCCTTCCTCCCGATGATGTACCGGCAACCAAAAGCTCACATAGTCGGAGTGACGCCTACTGCTTCAACCGACGACGCTTATTTAGGCACCAGAGCTGCAATTGccg GTCTAATGGAAAGTTTGGGCCACGAATTCGGGAGTAGATgcggtaatttaaatttcatgacCGTCGCTCCAAAGGCCGACCCAAG GTTAATGAGGCAGAGCGAGGAGAAGGTTGCCTATGACGTGGTCCAGGCAGTGCGTCGAGATCAATGCTGTCTATCTGCTTCGTGGTGGTCAACGGTGCTCTATCGTGTTAG ttgtgcaattcataaaataataacaattgtcACGCGATGGATTTATACGCACGGATGTGACGacctttaa